In the genome of Chryseobacterium culicis, the window TTTGACCATATTAATATTTGGAGATAATCAATTCATTGAACAAACATTTTTCAGCTTAGGTTTTTTCATTGTATCAGTTGATTACTTTCTATATCCTTTTAGAAAAAAGGAGATCAAAAAGAGTATTCCATTTGAGAAACTTTCAGTAAGAGAAACTGAAATTTTAATGATGCTTTTAGATAATCCAAATTTGAAATATTCTGAATTAAGTAAAATTTTAAACATTTCTGAAAAAACATTATCGACTCATTTATCAAATATTTACAAAAAAATTGAAATTAGAAATAAAAAAGAAATACAAGAAATGAGTAAAATGTATAAAGAGACTTTAATAACTTAAAATATTTAAATAATTAAAAATCAATATTTTACCAACCCTTATTTTATATCCTTAGTAATTTAAGTAAAAGTTTAAGGGTGAAAAATGAAAGTTTTAATAGCTGTTCACCCTATGTTTACAGAAGAAAAACACAAGTGATGTTTTTTGTTTCTGCACACAACAAAAAATAAAGCTGATCAGCAAAAACCCATGTCAGGGATTGTATGACAAAATTAAATATCAAAATTTCAAAAAATTACACACATGAAAAAATTAAATGGAATGAAGAGCAACTTCTCTTCTCTGGAAAACAAAAAGCTTAAAGATCTTAAAACAATTCAAGGAGGTAGCTATAACGTTAAATCTAACGTTTCCGTTGGAGAAGGTTGTGAAGAATATGATACCTATACAAGCCCGGGAGGTGCATATATAGGTAGAATTACTGTGTGTAGTCCAAGACTGACAGCAGCGGACTAATGCTATGGAGTATGGAGGGTTTTACCCTCCTTTTCCTTCTTCACAGTTAACTTTCAAAAACTTTTTCAGCTCATGAAACAATATACTTATTATATTCTTTTATTTATTTTGATTTCTGTCTTTTCATGTAAAAATCGGGAAGTGAATTACATTACTTATTATAACAGAGTAAATGAAATCGACAGTATTTACCGAATGGCTAATAAACCTGAAAAAGCTATAAAAAGATTCAAAAATTTGTTTCATAAGTATACACCTAAAAACCAAGAGCTTACTGAAGAATATAAAACTTATATTAAACTTGCAGATCAGTACCATAAAAACTTTGGCGGGAAAAAGAGCCTATACAAGCTTATTACACTAATAGCTCCCTATGGTAATGAATATAAAAAACTTTATCCACTTTTAAAGAAATATGGGATCGACAGTTTAGAAGCAGATCAAAAAATAACCGACTGGAAAAAGAATCTTAACAAAACATTGATAGATTCCTTCAGTATCGCTATGATCCGTGACCAGGAAGGAAGGCCTGAAAACAGAGCCCTTGTAACCAAGAATATTGAAAAAAATATAAATCTCTTTTTCTGGACATTTGAACATTATGGGTTTCCTGATGGACAAAAAATAGGAAGATTAGGAAACAATGATATTTTCATCGCTATGCCGACATTGCTAAGTCATATGATTGCTTCAAAAAAATATCCTGAATTCAGAAAAAAACTATTCGAATATGTAAAAACAGGTCATTGTTCTCCTCAAGAATATGCCTTAATGTCTGATACATATGATTATTATAGAAATACTGCTGTACGATACAGCTTACGAAATAATAATCAGGATTCTGTCCGGATTAACCACAACAGAAAAAGTATTGGACTTCCTAGTATTCAACATTCATCTAAAATCAGAAAAGATAAAATTAAGAAAAAATGATTCTGATCTTTTCTACTAATCAGGAAACAACAACAAATGAAGTTATTAAGTGGCTTAAAGCACTTGGTAAAGCTTTTATTCGCATACATGAAGATGAAATTTTTGAAATAAAAACAGATCAAAATAAAGTCTTTTTACAAAGTCAGAGAAATAGTTTTTTTATTGAAGATATTACCAGTGTCTGGTACAGAAGAGGTGGATTAAACATCAAACGCCTCAGCTATACAAACCCTTCCGTAAACGCTCATATGAATGAAGTGCAGCATTGGCTGGAAGATTATGTGAGGGCAACACTTAAGTCCAAAAAGCATATTAATAAAGAAAGTAACAGTGATGTTAATAAACTTCTAGTGCTCGAAAAGGCTAAAAAAGTTGGGCTGGAAATTCCTGAATATTTTCTGGCAGATAATACGGATTTGGTCTCTTTAGATAAAACCATTGTGAAAAGTTTAAGGGTGAAAAATGAAAGTTTTTAATAGCTGTTCACCCTATGTTTACAGAAGAAAAACACAAGTGATGTTTTTTGTTTCTGCACACAACAAAAAATAAAGCTGATCAGCAAACCCCATGTCAGGGATTGTATGACAAAATTAAATATCAAAATTTCAAAAAATTACACACATGAAAAAATTAAATGGAATGAAGAGAGACTTCTCTTCTTTGGAAAACAAAAAATTAGCAAATACGAAAAGTATTATTGCTGGAGGGGCAACAAATGAAAAAACGACTTCTCCATCTGGGCCTAACGGTCAACCAGGGAATACCGGTGATACTATCATTTGTATTGATGGAAGTCAAGTAGCTACCTTAACTATTGACTAAATATGACGGGAGGGGAAACTCCCCTCCTTTTCTCCAAAAATCAGAATATAAATCTCAATAATGAATAGAAAAATAAAATTCATACTACTTATCGTGTTATTCTTTTTTTCCTGTAAAAGCAAAAAACTAAATTATATTGATTACTATAATAAAGTATATGCTATTGATAGTACACTTAGAGTAAATAAAGATACTCTTGCTACCATCAAACAATATAAAAAATTATTTGAAAAATACCCACCATCACAAAATGAAAGAATAGAAGAATATGAAAATTATATCAAATATTCTGACCACTACAATAAAAATTTCGGAGGGCATAAAGGCTTAGACAAACTGATAACACAGGTAGCACCTTATTGGAAATATAAAAGAGAAGATTCAGCTTTTTTTAAGCTCTATAAAAAATATGGAATTGATAGTATAGCAGTAGAAGAAAAGGTTAATCAATGGAAAAAAGGGCTAAATAAAACATTAGTTGATTCTTTCAGTATTGCATTTGAAAGGGATCAATACAATGAACGAACTGGACCACTAGTAGAAATTAATGATAGAAAAAATACTAATCTTCTCTTATGGACATTTAAAAATTATGGTTTCCCATCTAAGCAAAAAATTGGATTAACAGGTAACGATGACAGATTTATGCCAATGGGTTTACTGCTCAATCATATGGCAGGATCGCAGAAATTTGAGTATTTTAAGGTGAAGTTATTGGAATATGTAAAATCTGGAGAATGTACCCCTAGAGAATACATAGATATGGTAGATAAACATCAATATATTAATCATCTTGAAACTATTTACGGGATATTCATTCATTATTCCACACCTGATTTTAGTTCATCAGATTCAGCACGGATAAACAAAAACCGAAAAGCAATTGGATTTCCAAGTCTAAAGCAATCTTCAAAGATCACCAAAGATTTTCAAAAGAAAATGAAACAAAAACATTCCTCTCATTCATAATTTAAGCTGATCTACAAATATTTTCCATAAAAAACACCTATGATACTTATAATCTCTCAAAAAAATGAAACAGCTACTATAGAAGTCATCAGGCATTTGATCCTCATGAAAAAAAAATTCATTAGAGTTCATGAAGATGAAGTATTTGAGATAAAAACTATAAAAAAAAGAATTTTAATTGAAAGCAGCCGTAATAGATTTTTTATTGATCAAATTGAAAGCGTTTGGTATAGGAGAGGTGGATTAAAGTTCAATCGCCTGAAATATAACAATCATTCAATCCTTCTTAATATGAACGAAACTCAATATTGGCTTGAGGATTATATAAAAAAAACATTAGAATCTAAAAAACATATCAATAAGGAAAGCACTTCAAATGTTAACAAGCTTATTGTACTTGATAAGGCCAAAGAAATAGGATTCGACATACCTGAATACTTTTTGGCAGAAAACACAAATCAGGTTAAACTTAATAAGACAATTTTAAAGACAATCACTGGAAATGCAATTTTAGATGAAATAAAAAAAGATTTCAGTGGATTTATGTACACAACTATAGTTGAAGAACATGAAAACAATGATTTTTTCATCACATTTTTTCAAGAAAAAATGGAGAAAGATTTTGAAATAAGAACATTTTATTTCAATGGTAATTGTTGGTCGATGGCCATTTTTTCGCAAAATGATGAGCAAACCAAAATTGACTTCAGAAAATATAACAAAAAAAAGCCCAATAGAAATGTACCTTATACGCTGCCAAAATATATTGAGGAGAAAATCAGTTTATTAATGAAGTCATTAGATATCAATTGTGGTTCTTTAGATTTTATAAAAAAAGCAGAAAAATACTATTTCTTAGAAATTAATCCAATTGGTCAGTTTTCAAGTTTATCCAATATCTGCAACTATTCATTAGAACAAAAACTAGCCGAATATTTATGAAAAGATTTAAAGAAAAAAATAAATTACCCTTAACCTTCAAATATATTGATGTTTTTAAAACTAAAAATACCAGTAAACTAAATAGTGGATCTTTATACTATTTGCACTCTGACAAATGTCAGACATCGTATTACCAACGAGAAAGACCGCTTAAATCGCTTGTAAGATTATTATGAAACATTTTAATATACCCCCAAAAAAAAGATGTTAATTTTAAGTATATAACTTATTTAATTCTTTGTCTATTTTTTTATACCTGAAAAATCGAGATTACCTCATATATTATAACTAGATAAACGAGATTGACAGTATTTACCGAATGGTTAATAAACCTGAAGAAGCTATAAAAAGATTCAAAATTCCGTTTCACAAGTATATAACTAAAAACCAATAGCTTACTGAAGAATATAAAACTTATATTAAACTTGCAAATCATTACCATAAAAACTTTGGCGGGAAAAAGAGCCTATACAAGCTTATTACACTAATAGCTCCCTATGATAATGAATATAAAAAACTTTATCCGCTTTTGAAGAAATATGGGATAGACAGTTTAGAAGCAGATCAAAAAATAACCGACTGGAAAAAGAATCTTAACAAAATATTGATAGATTCCTTCAGTATCGCTATGATCCGTGACCAGGAAGAAAGGTCTGAAAATATAGCTCTTGTAACCAAGAATATTGAAAAAAACTTTACCTAAATTATGAACTATTTCAATTTATTCTCAACCATCCTTATCACCAAAGGCACCACCAGAATTCTTATTTCAGATCTCCAAAGGAATATATCAGAATTGTATCCACTAGAGCTGCATGAGGTTATTATGGAACTGAAAAAATATTCTATTGAAGATTTGTTGAAGAATTATGATGAGGAGTCCAGGCCAATCGTTCAGGAATATCTCAGCCTTTTGTTAGAAAAAGAGTATGGATTTACAACAGAGAATGATTGGGACAGAAATTTTCCTCCCCTTTCTTATGAACATCACGAACCCAGTGCTATCACTAATCTTTTTATTGAAATGGAAGACCTCCGGATCATAAAGAAGATATATCCGTCTATAGAAAACCTTGGGATTAAGCATTTGGTTATTTATAGTTTGAAGCCTTTAACCTCAAAGGATTTTATAGAAATTGATAAAACTTTTACCACCTCAGTCCTATCAGGAATAGAAATTTTTTCGCCGTTTCATCAGAAAATTAATCTATCTTTTATACAGGCTCTCCAAAAAAATACAGTCAGAATATACAGTCTCATTTTCTACAATTGTTCGAAACCTCCTTTCAAAGCTAAAGATGAATACAGATTCTCGCTGCATTTTCTGAAAGATGACCTGCAACTCTCTGCCTGTGGAAAAGTGGAACTGAAATACTTCAATACCAATATTCCTAAAGTTATTGAAGCGATTAACCATAATTCCTGCCTGTATAAAAAGATGGGTATTGATCGAAACGGCAATATCAAAAACTGTCCTCTTATGAAAGAAAGCTTTGGAAACATCAATACACAGAGTCTTGAAGAGGCAGTCAACCAGCCTGATTTCAAAAAATACTGGAACCTCACTAAAGACAGTATTGAAATCTGTAAAGACTGTGAGTTCCGTTATGTCTGCACAGACTGCAGGGCTTACACCGAAAACGCTCTAAAAAACAAAAAAGGCATCAATATATCAAAACCTCTCAAATGTGGCTATAATCCCTATACAGGAGAATGGGAGGATTGGGACAGTAATCCTTTAAAGCAGGAAATTTTCCATTCATTGGGATAGTAGATAATTTTTTTTCCTCTTGTTATTCAAAAACCGCTTTTAAATTTGATTTAAAAGCGGTTTATATCTTGTTGTATTTGATTAAGCCTTATTTAAAAAACTTCCATTTCGGGATAATGGCAAGCATTCCGAATCCTGTAAACAGGAAAAGATTGGTTACATCTGTATACAGGAATGTAGACAGGTAATAATTGTGCATAAAGAAATGCAGCACCAGTAAAGCAGGGAACATAAAAATTCCTACTTTTCTGTAGAAGAACATCAGCACCAGCCCAATTACCATCAGTACGTCAATAGAAAAAATCACATAAAAGTACCACCTCGGAATCTCCAGATATTCGTGCTGCAGATATTCATCCACATCTATTCCAAGTCCCATTACGGTAAACAACATCAAGGCAGCAAATGCCAGTATAAATCCCCATCCTTTCTTCGGGTCTTCGTCAAAATAGCTGTATTCTTCCATACCTACAAAAATAAAGAACTTATGAGAGATTTCATAAGTTCTTTTATAATTATTCGTTTAAAATTTGACTTACACAGAGATTGCGTTGATCAGTCTGTTTTTGTCACTTAAGAATTCCTCCATAGAGATCATACTTTCAGTTCTCATTACATCCTGAATGTCATCGATCTGGTAAATAATTCTTTTAGCATCATCCGTATTCTTAGCTCTTACTTTACAGAAAATATTATATTTCCCGGAAATAACGCTAGCTTCGATTACGTTAGGTAAAGTTGACAATTCTTTCAATACTTCCTGAGTACGGTTTGATTTTGTCAAAAGGATCCCTATGAAAGCTGTAAAGTGATAATCCAGCTTACCATAATCGATGTTAAGAGATGATCCCAAAATAATACCTGCATCTTCCATCTTTTTCACTCTTACGTGAATTGTTCCAGCAGAAACATCCATCTGCTTTGCAATTTCAGTAAAAGGCATTCTTGTGTTTTCTACTAAGAAATCAAGAATCTTCTTGTCTATTTCGTCCAGTTGATAGTTCATATTAGTTAAATTACAATTTCTTTAAAAAATCTATGTATTTTTTGCAAATTTACGAAAAATAATTTAACTAAAAAATATATATCAAATATTAACAATAATTAACACAGATGATAAAAATCATTAAAATATTCTAATTATTTAGCATTTGATTTTATAGAATCTGTTTTTATTTCACCTTTTGCATCTGAAGTTTTTTTGTCTTTTTTCTTCTTTTTAAACAAAGAATTGAAGCTTTTACTCCACACCACCCCTCCTCCATAGGCTTGATTAGCAGAACCGTTTGTACTCACCATTCCGATGTTTGTAGGCTTGGAATAAGCACGTATCACCAAAGAACCGTCATTCTTCTTAGACAAATCATATTCTACAGACCCTTCTGTGGAAAGATAATTGTTTTGGGCACCGTCTGTTTTTGATAAAGGAATCCCTAACCCCGTCTTGATATTAACTCTTGGGGAAAGAGCTACACTTACTCCTGCATTGGCCCGGTCTCCAAAATTGGAATTCTGGTCTCCTTTTACGTAATTAAGGTCGATCTGGAATTCATTACTCATGGTATTAAGAACAGATCCCAGCTGTTTCAGAAGTATATTATATCCCGAAGATTCAGCAACATTTCCTACGTTCACATCAAATCCACCAGAGTTTGAGACGTTGAAGGTACTCAATAGCAATACAGATCCGAACTGGAGAACTTTTTCTCCTTCCTGGCTCATTTTCGCGGCTAAGGTCTCTCTTACCTGACTGGATACATCCATTGCCGTCACATTAAGATCAATCTGAGGATCTACCAACGACTGGGTAATATGGGCCTGCAGCAAGATACTGATAGGCTGTAGTTTCCCCATACTAAGATATTCTCCGGCATTGGAAACCATTCTTATATAGTTGGCATTAATATCTAATGTAGGTTTCATGGCGTCACCATCCCATCTGATGCTGCTGTTCCTTTCAATCTGGAACGTTTTGTTAAGGATGGCTTTAGAAACAAATGTTCCGTTATCTACTTTATAGGTACCGCTCATGGCAATATTCCCTTGTCTGTTCATGTGAAACCTCAACGGGTCAGCTGATCCTTTTACGGTAATATTACCTACATCATCTCCTACCAATACATTTACAGTAGTCCCTTTATCTACAGCCAGATTGAAATCAATATTCATGTTGGCTCCCGTTTTTTTCTTCTCTTCCAGTGTAATCAGACCGTCTTTCCCTTCTTTCAGGAACCTCAGCATTTTAAATTCTTCAACATTGGAAGTAGAACTGGAATTAAAGGTAAAGGTACTTCCGTTAAGTGCCTTCATATTAGGAGTCGTTATACTCAATCCCGAAACAGGTCCGTCTACATATAGATCTCCCTGTCCATACACTCTTCCCCAGAACAGGTCAAAATCTTTTTGTGTAGTATTCAGCATCAATAGATTATCCGCTCTCATTACGAGAGATACCCCCATTGAAGAAAGGGTTTCAAACTGGATCGCACCGGAAATATTCCCTTTAGAATTGGTTCTTCCATCGTGTACTTCAATATTGTTGAGAATCGCAAGTCCTTTGGTCAGCTGAATTACTGTATCATCAAATGAATAATCTACCCCGGTAAACAGAAGTTTCAATCCAAAATCTTTTAACGCAATATCTCCACTATAATCAAGGTTGCTCAGCTTTCCGTTAATTTTAAGATCTCCTGTCGCTTTCCCACGTAGATTTCCGAAAATAGTCTGCACAAACTGCTGTGTAAATGAAAGATCAAAATCTCGCATTTCTGCTGTAAGATCAATGATTGGAGAAGAAGTATTATTGTTAACGGTTCCTGTAAGATTGAGACTGTTATTTCCCAGTACTCCTGCAGAATGAACTTTTACATCAATATCATATACGTTCAGTGAGAAACCATTGGTAGCAGAGATAGAGATATCTCCCATATCATTGCCATTCATTTTAATAGCATCAATATTAAGATCCACCAGTGGCTGAAGGGTACTTTTATCCATTTTGATCTTAACACTTCCGTTGGCAAGACCTTTAATGTCCATTGTATTTCCTCCGGACTGCATATCCAGAAGTTTTTCTATAGCAAAATCATTGATATCAGCGTCTACATAAAAATCTTTTGCTGATTTAAACTGTGCTTCTTTAATAAACAAAGCGCTCTTATCAGAATACACTCTTAAATTCCGGATATCAAAATCTCCGGTTTTCTTCCGGTAAGTAATGGAATGATTCAGCTCAGGACTGGTATCTATAGCCCAGGTAACTTCATTGAATTTCACTTCCGTAGGTTCAAACCTGAACACATAATCACCTGCGGCATCGGTAGACTGATCTACGTTAATGGCATATTCTTTAAGCTTTTCATTCAATTCATCATC includes:
- a CDS encoding TIGR04139 family peptide modification target, which encodes MKKLNGMKSNFSSLENKKLKDLKTIQGGSYNVKSNVSVGEGCEEYDTYTSPGGAYIGRITVCSPRLTAAD
- a CDS encoding MvdC/MvdD family ATP grasp protein, giving the protein MILIFSTNQETTTNEVIKWLKALGKAFIRIHEDEIFEIKTDQNKVFLQSQRNSFFIEDITSVWYRRGGLNIKRLSYTNPSVNAHMNEVQHWLEDYVRATLKSKKHINKESNSDVNKLLVLEKAKKVGLEIPEYFLADNTDLVSLDKTIVKSLRVKNESF
- a CDS encoding grasp-with-spasm system A modified peptide, coding for MKKLNGMKRDFSSLENKKLANTKSIIAGGATNEKTTSPSGPNGQPGNTGDTIICIDGSQVATLTID
- the gwsG gene encoding grasp-with-spasm system ATP-grasp peptide maturase; the encoded protein is MILIISQKNETATIEVIRHLILMKKKFIRVHEDEVFEIKTIKKRILIESSRNRFFIDQIESVWYRRGGLKFNRLKYNNHSILLNMNETQYWLEDYIKKTLESKKHINKESTSNVNKLIVLDKAKEIGFDIPEYFLAENTNQVKLNKTILKTITGNAILDEIKKDFSGFMYTTIVEEHENNDFFITFFQEKMEKDFEIRTFYFNGNCWSMAIFSQNDEQTKIDFRKYNKKKPNRNVPYTLPKYIEEKISLLMKSLDINCGSLDFIKKAEKYYFLEINPIGQFSSLSNICNYSLEQKLAEYL
- the gwsS gene encoding grasp-with-spasm system SPASM domain peptide maturase; translation: MNYFNLFSTILITKGTTRILISDLQRNISELYPLELHEVIMELKKYSIEDLLKNYDEESRPIVQEYLSLLLEKEYGFTTENDWDRNFPPLSYEHHEPSAITNLFIEMEDLRIIKKIYPSIENLGIKHLVIYSLKPLTSKDFIEIDKTFTTSVLSGIEIFSPFHQKINLSFIQALQKNTVRIYSLIFYNCSKPPFKAKDEYRFSLHFLKDDLQLSACGKVELKYFNTNIPKVIEAINHNSCLYKKMGIDRNGNIKNCPLMKESFGNINTQSLEEAVNQPDFKKYWNLTKDSIEICKDCEFRYVCTDCRAYTENALKNKKGINISKPLKCGYNPYTGEWEDWDSNPLKQEIFHSLG
- a CDS encoding Lrp/AsnC family transcriptional regulator, whose amino-acid sequence is MNYQLDEIDKKILDFLVENTRMPFTEIAKQMDVSAGTIHVRVKKMEDAGIILGSSLNIDYGKLDYHFTAFIGILLTKSNRTQEVLKELSTLPNVIEASVISGKYNIFCKVRAKNTDDAKRIIYQIDDIQDVMRTESMISMEEFLSDKNRLINAISV